A region from the Clostridia bacterium genome encodes:
- a CDS encoding lactate utilization protein, whose translation MAQESNPTVKEIALAVRGNAVVQALKRKGYDAWYFARAEEAAQKILELIPAGASVGVGGSITIREMRIPEALRQRGHEVFDHWNPELSGEERALTLRRQLTSDVFITSANAISMDGQIVNVDGTGNRVASSIFGPKKVIIVAGINKLVPTLEDALSRSRGVAGVMNAARLKCDTPCVELGRCSDCQRPDRICNVTVIFHRRPQDGSGSRDYHVIIVGQELGF comes from the coding sequence ATGGCGCAGGAGTCGAATCCGACGGTGAAGGAGATAGCTCTAGCAGTTAGAGGCAACGCGGTAGTACAGGCGCTGAAGCGCAAGGGCTATGATGCCTGGTATTTTGCCAGGGCTGAAGAAGCTGCCCAGAAGATCCTAGAGCTCATACCGGCAGGAGCCAGCGTGGGCGTGGGTGGCAGCATCACCATCAGGGAAATGAGAATTCCTGAGGCTCTACGCCAGCGGGGCCATGAGGTTTTTGACCATTGGAACCCTGAGCTTAGCGGAGAGGAACGGGCCCTTACCCTACGTCGGCAGCTTACTAGCGATGTTTTTATTACTAGCGCCAACGCCATTTCCATGGACGGACAGATCGTCAATGTGGATGGCACCGGCAACCGGGTTGCCTCCAGCATCTTTGGCCCTAAAAAGGTGATCATCGTAGCTGGGATCAACAAGCTGGTGCCCACCTTGGAGGACGCGTTGAGCCGGTCCCGGGGGGTGGCGGGGGTAATGAACGCCGCTCGCCTCAAGTGCGATACCCCCTGCGTCGAGCTGGGCCGCTGCAGCGATTGCCAGCGCCCCGACCGGATCTGCAACGTCACGGTCATCTTCCACCGCCGCCCCCAGGATGGCTCAGGATCCAGGGATTATCACGTAATCATAGTAGGGCAGGAATTAGGGTTTTAG
- a CDS encoding DMT family transporter — protein MAIQGSLNSALGKATSTLMATLAVHLIGTITSSLLCLAILVAGWEKITWARAWAGPWYAYLGGIISVGIIYAVAFSIPKIGVAWATTAIIVGQVTCALIIDHFGLFGLKTIPFTWMKLVGLGLLAAGAKVMLN, from the coding sequence ATGGCCATCCAAGGATCGCTCAACTCGGCCCTTGGCAAAGCTACTAGCACCCTGATGGCCACACTGGCCGTCCACCTGATCGGCACCATCACTAGCAGTTTGCTTTGTTTAGCTATTCTTGTGGCCGGTTGGGAGAAGATTACCTGGGCCCGAGCTTGGGCTGGCCCTTGGTATGCCTACTTGGGAGGAATTATTAGCGTCGGTATTATCTATGCGGTGGCCTTCAGCATTCCCAAAATTGGCGTGGCTTGGGCGACCACGGCCATCATTGTCGGCCAGGTTACTTGCGCCTTGATCATCGATCATTTTGGTCTATTTGGGCTGAAAACCATCCCTTTTACTTGGATGAAGCTGGTGGGCCTCGGTCTCCTGGCAGCGGGTGCCAAAGTAATGCTCAACTAG
- the larE gene encoding ATP-dependent sacrificial sulfur transferase LarE: protein MQKLTELFDRLRSLESVLVAFSGGVDSTFLLWAAVQALGPKVLAVTASGPARPPGEEKEAEKLARQLGIEFMVIQGRELNLPEFTANPPSRCYFCRRNLYQQLKQIAKSRGLNQVIDGTNFDDGSDYRPGIRAAKEAGIISPLAEVGLTKAEIRQLARQAGLPIWDKPAEPCLASRIPYNQPITEEKLRQIALAEAHLRQLGFVPCRVRHHGDTARIEVEASQLAEVTKKASELVTFLENLGFTYVTLDLKGFRSGSLNEVLEIQALKP, encoded by the coding sequence ATGCAGAAATTGACTGAACTCTTTGACCGCCTTCGGAGTTTAGAATCGGTCCTTGTGGCCTTTTCGGGAGGGGTAGACAGTACCTTTCTCCTTTGGGCGGCAGTTCAAGCCTTAGGCCCCAAGGTGCTGGCGGTAACTGCTAGCGGCCCGGCCCGGCCACCGGGAGAAGAAAAGGAAGCGGAAAAGTTGGCTCGCCAACTAGGGATCGAGTTTATGGTAATCCAGGGCAGAGAGCTCAACTTACCAGAGTTTACCGCCAACCCGCCCAGCCGCTGCTATTTTTGCCGGCGCAACCTTTATCAGCAGCTGAAGCAGATAGCCAAAAGCCGAGGGCTGAATCAGGTTATCGATGGGACCAATTTCGATGATGGGTCCGACTACCGCCCCGGGATCCGCGCCGCCAAGGAGGCAGGTATTATCAGCCCTCTAGCTGAAGTCGGCCTCACCAAGGCCGAGATCCGCCAATTGGCTCGCCAGGCGGGGCTACCCATCTGGGATAAACCAGCCGAGCCCTGCCTAGCTTCCCGCATTCCTTATAATCAGCCCATTACCGAGGAGAAACTGCGCCAGATAGCGCTGGCTGAGGCCCATTTGCGACAACTGGGTTTCGTCCCCTGCCGAGTACGACACCACGGCGATACGGCTCGCATCGAAGTGGAGGCTTCCCAGCTGGCAGAAGTGACAAAGAAGGCCAGCGAATTGGTTACCTTTCTAGAAAACCTTGGCTTTACCTACGTCACTTTGGATCTCAAGGGCTTTCGTAGCGGCAGCTTAAACGAGGTTTTGGAAATCCAGGCCCTAAAACCCTAA
- a CDS encoding MgtC/SapB family protein — translation MVGNVEIAVRLIGAFILGTIIGLERERRQKPAGLRTHALVCLGSALFTAVGSYGLINSGLLTPATSADRIAAQIVSGVGFIGAGLIFKEQSHVRGLTTAASIWLTAAIGMAIAIGFYAPALIGTAIGFLGLRLHHLLRRLGLEIGPEED, via the coding sequence ATGGTAGGAAATGTGGAAATAGCTGTTCGTTTGATCGGGGCCTTTATCCTGGGCACCATTATTGGGCTAGAGAGGGAGCGGCGGCAAAAACCAGCCGGGCTAAGGACCCATGCCCTGGTATGCTTGGGTTCGGCCCTCTTTACGGCAGTCGGTTCCTATGGGCTCATCAATTCTGGACTGCTCACCCCTGCCACTAGTGCTGACCGCATCGCCGCCCAGATCGTATCCGGGGTGGGCTTTATCGGCGCCGGACTCATCTTTAAAGAGCAAAGCCACGTCCGCGGCCTGACTACCGCTGCCAGCATCTGGCTGACCGCTGCCATCGGCATGGCCATCGCCATCGGTTTCTATGCGCCCGCTCTGATCGGTACTGCCATTGGCTTCCTGGGACTGCGCCTGCACCACCTTTTGCGCCGCTTGGGGCTGGAGATAGGCCCCGAGGAAGACTAG
- a CDS encoding SpoIIE family protein phosphatase, translated as MARGRSTPTNLERAGPTWADVARVLAWAFSAFLLSRASIQDQLFPMGPAFLAAAIAFNPSRAGPILLGSLAGTISAAQGPQLWPRLVNLVLLAVMLRRANLPFDRRWLMVPGLVVISTLITQGVGELAIHMFQARSIAPLPLGAEGQGVLTSGLNSGVGALRGIDLAWLGKVVLEAGLAGGLAVAFLAATEAIYRLKDQRLAGEEVVALLILALGMVSGLGGWEWGGISALGVAGRLLILLAAAAGGSGAGAGVGAAVGLIPSLSSLILSPAIGYYALIGLLAGALRRYGKWGLALAFIIGTLTLSPYAADRVTLLGFLGETVVAVALFLALPGRLLAGLGWRSSAGLPAANKKASSEGKKWRWIVGQRLRRSARAMDELRRTFQDAVVTGAEEDKLTQGVERLEREICRPCTLYRLCWEKNYYDTYRAFLGLLAAARMGPVEEKHLDKDIARRCSRTRELLWLAEWWRESWQQQRWWRQKVNEGRRILAYQAGGMASFLEQAATQVQSEVEFDADWEQGISAQLKERRLPVSEVKVLKEPLEIIVGLEVPGPVPAAPGLNDTEGGQEGAAGRLCGQSGLCLSQIVPLVGKLVGKPMTLDNRACGPSTCNFSIVAAPPLKVKVGGAQACREGKQLCGDNWASFPLGSGRWALVVSDGMGSGSEAAQQSAKTIGLIREFLEAGLPAETAVRLANGSMLLTSQEDSFATIDLVILNLHSGEGEFIKVGALPSLVKRGRRVAMVRSPSLPAGILDQIEIHPVRYRLRSGDILCLFSDGVLDAARHNHSDRANRVANGSPAAGSLAVGPPATGPSATSPRVASLSATMEADWGNGEDKGGGGGEWLPTFFRDLPPADAQAMAQVILQEALNHARGVAYDDMTVVVALLE; from the coding sequence ATGGCAAGAGGCAGGTCTACACCTACCAACCTAGAGCGGGCCGGGCCTACTTGGGCGGATGTGGCCCGGGTGCTGGCTTGGGCTTTCAGTGCGTTCCTGCTTAGCCGGGCCAGCATTCAAGACCAGCTCTTTCCTATGGGGCCAGCCTTTTTGGCGGCAGCCATAGCCTTTAACCCTTCCCGGGCCGGACCGATACTTTTGGGAAGCCTGGCCGGCACCATCTCCGCTGCCCAGGGGCCGCAGCTTTGGCCCCGCCTAGTAAACTTGGTTCTGCTAGCCGTTATGCTGCGGCGGGCTAACCTGCCTTTCGACCGCCGTTGGCTGATGGTGCCGGGGTTGGTTGTTATATCCACCTTGATTACCCAGGGAGTGGGAGAGCTGGCCATCCATATGTTTCAAGCCAGGTCCATTGCCCCGTTGCCCTTAGGGGCAGAGGGGCAAGGAGTCCTAACCTCAGGCCTAAATTCCGGGGTGGGCGCTCTGAGGGGAATCGATCTAGCTTGGCTTGGGAAGGTGGTACTGGAAGCTGGTTTAGCGGGTGGTTTAGCGGTAGCCTTTTTGGCGGCTACCGAGGCTATATACCGGCTTAAGGATCAGCGCTTGGCTGGAGAGGAGGTGGTAGCTCTTCTGATTCTAGCCTTGGGTATGGTTTCCGGCCTCGGCGGCTGGGAGTGGGGAGGGATTTCTGCCCTAGGGGTAGCCGGCCGGTTGCTGATTCTCCTAGCTGCGGCTGCCGGAGGCAGTGGAGCAGGAGCTGGCGTAGGGGCGGCGGTGGGCCTAATTCCTTCCCTCTCATCTTTAATCCTATCGCCGGCCATAGGCTACTATGCCCTAATAGGGCTTTTGGCTGGCGCCTTGCGCCGCTATGGTAAATGGGGGCTGGCTTTGGCTTTTATCATCGGCACCCTCACGCTCTCTCCCTATGCGGCTGACCGGGTCACTCTGCTAGGCTTCTTGGGGGAAACCGTAGTAGCTGTGGCTCTGTTTTTAGCCCTTCCCGGGCGATTGTTGGCCGGGCTGGGTTGGCGGTCTAGCGCCGGTCTGCCAGCTGCCAATAAGAAGGCTTCTAGCGAGGGTAAAAAATGGCGGTGGATAGTGGGGCAACGCCTCCGGCGCTCGGCCCGAGCCATGGATGAACTCAGGCGGACTTTTCAGGATGCAGTGGTCACCGGCGCTGAGGAGGACAAGCTCACCCAAGGAGTGGAACGCTTGGAGCGGGAGATCTGTCGCCCTTGCACCCTCTATCGCCTGTGCTGGGAGAAAAACTATTACGACACTTATCGGGCCTTTCTAGGCCTTTTGGCTGCTGCCCGGATGGGGCCGGTGGAAGAGAAGCATCTAGACAAGGACATCGCCCGGCGTTGCTCACGCACTCGGGAACTGCTTTGGCTGGCGGAGTGGTGGCGAGAAAGCTGGCAGCAGCAGCGGTGGTGGAGGCAGAAGGTAAATGAAGGTCGGCGCATTCTCGCCTACCAAGCTGGAGGCATGGCCAGCTTCCTGGAGCAGGCTGCTACTCAAGTTCAGTCCGAGGTTGAGTTCGATGCTGATTGGGAGCAAGGAATATCGGCCCAACTCAAGGAACGGCGACTACCGGTGAGCGAAGTTAAGGTGCTGAAGGAGCCTTTGGAGATAATAGTGGGTTTGGAGGTACCCGGGCCAGTCCCGGCAGCGCCGGGGCTTAATGATACGGAGGGTGGCCAGGAAGGAGCCGCAGGAAGGCTTTGCGGCCAAAGCGGGCTATGCTTAAGCCAAATTGTTCCCCTGGTCGGCAAACTGGTAGGTAAACCTATGACCTTGGACAACCGGGCTTGCGGCCCTTCTACTTGCAATTTCTCCATCGTAGCTGCACCGCCGCTCAAGGTGAAGGTTGGCGGCGCCCAAGCTTGTCGGGAGGGCAAGCAACTTTGCGGGGACAATTGGGCCAGCTTTCCGTTAGGGTCAGGACGTTGGGCCTTGGTCGTAAGCGATGGCATGGGGTCGGGATCCGAAGCGGCCCAGCAGAGCGCCAAGACCATTGGCCTGATCAGAGAGTTCCTGGAGGCGGGATTGCCTGCCGAGACCGCGGTCCGCTTGGCTAATGGTTCTATGCTGCTTACTTCCCAGGAGGATAGCTTTGCCACCATCGATCTGGTGATATTGAACCTGCATTCCGGCGAGGGGGAGTTTATTAAAGTTGGCGCCTTGCCCAGCCTGGTGAAGAGGGGGAGACGGGTGGCCATGGTGCGCTCCCCCAGCCTGCCAGCCGGGATCCTGGACCAGATTGAGATCCACCCGGTTCGTTATCGGTTGCGGAGCGGAGATATCCTTTGCCTGTTTAGCGACGGGGTTCTGGATGCGGCTCGGCACAATCATTCCGACCGGGCCAACAGGGTTGCCAACGGGTCCCCGGCAGCTGGCTCGCTGGCGGTTGGCCCTCCGGCCACGGGCCCTTCCGCTACTAGCCCTCGGGTAGCCAGCCTTAGCGCTACGATGGAGGCGGATTGGGGGAACGGTGAAGATAAGGGCGGAGGCGGGGGAGAATGGTTGCCAACCTTTTTTAG
- a CDS encoding HTH domain-containing protein produces MARIAAGNADEVQAKLARLRISKEELPSVYDAPVDYNLTTANTFLMPPEIASRKGPSVLALFFMLARRRMSTEVLAVKFGCSLRTIERYVKELREMGFVVSRYRQGYQVIGMTEKLATLLGLDSRRWPLIVMQEEGEDAVEHQPIPSGWITIPEALKRYSLSPSLLRYLISRGKVKVRIIAGVEVVEEETLADLLK; encoded by the coding sequence GTGGCCAGGATTGCAGCAGGGAATGCTGATGAGGTACAGGCAAAGTTGGCAAGGCTGAGGATTAGCAAGGAAGAGCTTCCCTCGGTATATGATGCCCCAGTCGACTATAACCTTACCACGGCCAATACTTTCCTCATGCCTCCGGAAATTGCTTCTCGAAAAGGACCTTCAGTGTTGGCCCTTTTTTTTATGCTGGCACGCCGGCGCATGTCCACTGAGGTCTTGGCGGTAAAATTCGGTTGCAGCCTCAGGACCATTGAGCGCTACGTCAAGGAATTACGGGAAATGGGGTTTGTGGTGTCCCGCTACCGCCAAGGCTATCAGGTCATAGGGATGACCGAAAAGTTGGCAACCTTGCTGGGCTTGGACTCCCGGCGCTGGCCGCTGATAGTGATGCAGGAAGAGGGGGAGGATGCCGTGGAGCACCAGCCTATCCCCAGCGGGTGGATCACTATACCGGAGGCACTAAAAAGGTACAGCCTGTCACCCAGCCTGCTGCGCTATCTCATAAGCCGGGGAAAAGTGAAGGTGCGCATTATTGCCGGGGTAGAGGTAGTGGAGGAAGAGACTTTGGCGGATCTGCTCAAGTAA